One window from the genome of Candidatus Lernaella stagnicola encodes:
- a CDS encoding radical SAM protein, producing the protein MTRYGDSAQVEYEATADGRRRQVEFWHLCDSDRVFASSPYLRIATFPHLGMLTLAAILRQAGYDAIYRDRAYDTIDGDTVERTIDRRPVFLGIYSNIALKDDVCELISEVRRRDSDLPVLIGGPSHFHADEYFAAGASAVVAGMADEVITELANRLRSGRSLEGVPGTILPGQPWDGSLAPFPEDVDALPFPASDLAPPGRFRNDLAFIQKQPWYVMLASRGCPYRCHFCSRIYPPEIRQYRLRNPELIVAEMRHLHERYATRHIKFQDDTFGGQSAWLREFCERKIAAALPVEWNASSIPVCLQNEPEETYRLMRTAGCTSFHFGLQSSDPEQLRRIGRSPEEPRILTEIIPRLRRAGIYSLVDIIIGLPGENRATIASHAKFFADLPVDMIQVFPLQIVPHTRLARDYPEGHVTELSSGEIDDAVRSITRGFMLKPRTIIRNLGYIVKNNPRYLLTLVRLVPYLARLAFGRYRMARVPGPAVGSEPRK; encoded by the coding sequence ATGACGCGTTACGGAGACTCAGCTCAAGTGGAATACGAAGCGACGGCCGACGGTCGCCGGCGGCAAGTCGAATTCTGGCACCTTTGCGACTCGGATCGCGTGTTCGCCAGTTCCCCCTACTTACGCATCGCGACCTTTCCGCACCTGGGCATGCTGACCTTGGCCGCGATTTTGCGGCAAGCCGGATACGACGCGATCTACCGCGACCGCGCCTACGACACCATCGATGGCGACACGGTCGAACGCACGATCGATCGCCGCCCCGTGTTTTTGGGAATTTACAGCAACATCGCGCTCAAGGACGACGTCTGCGAATTGATAAGCGAGGTGCGGCGCCGTGATTCCGACCTGCCGGTGCTGATCGGCGGGCCATCGCATTTCCACGCGGACGAATACTTCGCGGCGGGCGCCTCGGCGGTCGTGGCCGGTATGGCGGACGAGGTCATCACCGAGCTTGCGAACCGGCTGCGCAGCGGCCGATCCCTCGAGGGCGTACCGGGAACGATCTTACCCGGCCAGCCGTGGGACGGATCGTTGGCGCCGTTTCCCGAAGACGTCGACGCGCTGCCGTTTCCGGCCTCGGACTTGGCGCCGCCGGGGCGCTTCCGCAACGATTTGGCGTTTATTCAAAAGCAGCCGTGGTACGTCATGCTCGCTTCGCGCGGCTGCCCGTATCGGTGTCACTTCTGTTCGCGGATTTATCCTCCCGAGATCCGCCAATATCGACTGCGCAATCCGGAACTGATCGTCGCGGAGATGCGGCATCTGCATGAGCGATACGCTACCCGCCACATCAAATTCCAGGACGACACTTTCGGCGGCCAATCGGCTTGGTTGCGCGAGTTCTGCGAACGGAAAATCGCGGCGGCGCTCCCTGTGGAATGGAACGCGTCGAGCATTCCCGTGTGCCTGCAAAACGAGCCGGAAGAAACCTATCGGCTGATGAGAACCGCCGGCTGCACCAGCTTCCACTTCGGCTTGCAGTCCAGCGATCCGGAGCAGTTGCGGCGAATCGGCAGGAGCCCCGAGGAACCGCGAATTCTCACGGAGATCATTCCCCGTTTGCGACGCGCCGGGATTTATTCGCTCGTCGATATCATCATCGGCCTGCCGGGGGAGAACCGCGCGACCATCGCCTCCCACGCGAAGTTTTTCGCGGACCTTCCGGTGGATATGATCCAGGTCTTCCCACTGCAAATCGTTCCGCACACTCGCCTGGCCCGCGATTATCCCGAAGGTCATGTCACCGAGCTTTCGAGCGGCGAGATAGATGACGCCGTTCGCAGCATCACGCGTGGTTTCATGCTGAAGCCCCGTACGATCATCCGGAACCTCGGGTACATCGTGAAAAACAATCCCCGCTACCTTCTGACCCTGGTTCGGCTCGTGCCGTACTTGGCGCGACTGGCGTTTGGTCGGTATAGGATGGCTCGCGTGCCGGGGCCGGCGGTCGGGAGCGAGCCGCGGAAATGA
- a CDS encoding radical SAM protein yields the protein MSGIALIRTEYLSMLNPCVMMPLGILQLTSVLEKKGIEVIDVVDTSIVRFTDLRARLERVVDARPEMIGLSTVSNHQPFARAVSRFFKSRLPDTPIVLGGPFASADPHGVLQRAEVDMAVHGEGEEALPALIQALRAGEDYRSIPGLIYRDDETVHVNPSHPLDIPLDELPFVAWDRVDFDYYGRFLSMCFRRSPFAAIMTSRGCPYNCIYCHKIFGNRFRGRSPDHVLEEMHLLWREYGLRRFEFVDDIFNFDHARTVEILTRMRDELPGVRVGFGNGLRADRLDEEIFKLMRDVRCHFLPIPVETAVPHMQKVIGKNLDISKAVEAARLARKYGIHTWGFFMIGFPGETREEMEATIDFAEAMDIDYRAIQTSNPFEGTQLREMLGSHAVGSELGNVHADYTDGVVNSLNDRKLRVMRRQLRNPANWYFLFNIAFWKLWWMGPRQVISHAFNLLREGLLGRRKYTVPSLEKERAEVLRKTLEALACDRG from the coding sequence GTGTCTGGAATAGCGCTGATTCGCACGGAATACCTTTCCATGCTCAATCCGTGCGTAATGATGCCGCTCGGGATTCTGCAGCTAACTTCCGTGCTGGAGAAAAAAGGTATCGAGGTCATCGACGTTGTCGATACATCGATCGTGCGATTTACCGACCTGCGCGCCCGTCTGGAACGGGTCGTGGACGCGCGCCCCGAGATGATCGGCTTGTCCACCGTATCCAACCACCAGCCCTTCGCGCGCGCCGTGTCGCGGTTTTTCAAAAGCCGCCTGCCGGACACGCCGATTGTGCTCGGCGGCCCCTTCGCCAGTGCGGATCCACACGGCGTGCTGCAGCGGGCCGAAGTGGATATGGCCGTGCACGGCGAGGGAGAAGAAGCCCTCCCCGCATTGATCCAAGCCCTGCGAGCGGGCGAAGACTATCGTTCCATCCCGGGCTTGATCTACCGCGACGATGAAACCGTTCACGTCAATCCGTCGCATCCCTTGGACATCCCGCTGGATGAACTGCCCTTCGTGGCATGGGACCGCGTCGACTTCGATTACTACGGGCGTTTTCTCTCGATGTGTTTTCGGCGCTCGCCGTTCGCGGCGATCATGACCAGCCGCGGATGTCCGTACAATTGCATTTACTGCCACAAGATTTTCGGCAACCGCTTTCGCGGCCGCTCGCCCGACCACGTACTGGAAGAGATGCACCTGCTGTGGCGCGAATACGGCCTGCGGCGTTTTGAGTTCGTCGACGACATTTTCAATTTCGACCACGCGCGCACCGTGGAAATCCTCACCCGCATGCGCGACGAACTGCCCGGGGTTCGCGTCGGTTTCGGCAACGGTCTGCGTGCCGACCGCCTCGACGAGGAAATCTTCAAACTGATGCGCGACGTGCGGTGTCATTTCCTGCCGATCCCGGTGGAAACCGCCGTGCCGCACATGCAGAAGGTCATCGGTAAGAATCTCGACATCTCCAAGGCAGTTGAAGCAGCCCGCCTAGCGCGCAAATACGGCATTCACACGTGGGGCTTTTTCATGATCGGCTTCCCGGGTGAAACGCGCGAGGAAATGGAAGCGACGATCGACTTCGCCGAAGCGATGGACATCGACTACCGCGCCATTCAGACTTCCAATCCTTTTGAAGGCACACAACTGCGGGAGATGCTCGGCTCCCACGCGGTCGGCAGTGAATTGGGCAACGTTCACGCCGACTATACCGACGGCGTGGTCAACTCCCTCAACGACCGCAAATTGCGCGTGATGCGCCGGCAACTGCGCAATCCGGCCAACTGGTATTTCCTCTTCAACATTGCGTTCTGGAAACTCTGGTGGATGGGCCCCCGGCAGGTAATCAGCCATGCGTTCAACCTCCTGCGCGAAGGGCTGCTGGGTCGACGCAAATACACCGTACCCAGCCTGGAGAAAGAGCGGGCCGAAGTCTTGCGCAAAACCCTCGAAGCACTGGCGTGCGACCGTGGCTAG
- a CDS encoding radical SAM protein gives MKITLIKAERITETDRWVTNPLGIMYLASVARQAGHEPTLLDFRVLQGKHAKSRLDAALGEDVAVVGFSAHSHHAAFARQLAHYVRKRLPNAFLVVGGPLATANTDYVLENLPVDACVIGEGETAFSNLLAALQAGDPWRGFPGFAYREGDRTVVNPPVAPIENLDSLPQPAWDLMDFDLYARTLSISLRLGKRACIHTSRGCPYECIYCQNYFGRRFRARSAPHVLAEIDLLYRKHGIRRLEIIDDCFNLEYERAATILRRIRDDYPDLRISFPNAVRGDLLDEPFVRLLKQARCDFMPMAAETGSPRLQKMIRKRLDVDKIRNAARLLDKYQIASFVCFMVGFPTETPEEIEQTFALARELPGVVPVFSMVTPYPRTALWDMVYPDGARLNPEDIDGAYGYRFDDDEGGRLLERALKITRRRFLRPRYWFAISSEFRWRFAVRWDVLLWKLVSIAAPLPLKRRLLRRLDRRFSLCLE, from the coding sequence ATGAAGATCACCTTGATCAAAGCCGAACGAATCACCGAAACCGATCGGTGGGTTACCAATCCGCTCGGCATCATGTACCTCGCGTCCGTGGCGCGGCAGGCGGGTCACGAGCCGACGCTGCTGGACTTCCGCGTCCTGCAGGGGAAGCACGCGAAAAGCCGCTTGGACGCCGCGCTGGGCGAAGACGTGGCCGTAGTCGGTTTCAGCGCCCACTCGCACCATGCGGCATTTGCCCGCCAGTTGGCTCACTATGTCCGCAAGCGCTTACCGAATGCATTTCTCGTGGTCGGCGGGCCGCTGGCGACGGCCAACACCGACTACGTGCTTGAAAACCTGCCGGTGGATGCTTGCGTGATCGGCGAGGGCGAAACCGCGTTTTCCAACCTCCTTGCGGCTTTGCAGGCGGGTGACCCGTGGCGCGGGTTCCCAGGCTTCGCTTATCGAGAGGGCGATCGTACGGTGGTCAATCCACCGGTGGCGCCGATCGAGAATCTTGACAGCCTGCCTCAACCGGCTTGGGATCTGATGGATTTTGATCTCTACGCGCGGACCCTTTCCATTTCGCTCCGGCTGGGGAAACGCGCCTGCATTCATACGTCGCGCGGCTGCCCCTACGAATGCATTTACTGCCAGAACTACTTCGGTCGCCGTTTTCGCGCGAGGAGTGCGCCGCACGTGTTGGCGGAAATCGATTTGCTCTACCGCAAGCACGGCATCCGCCGGCTGGAAATCATCGACGATTGTTTCAACCTCGAATACGAGCGCGCGGCGACGATTCTTCGGCGAATCCGCGACGACTACCCCGACCTGCGGATATCCTTCCCCAACGCCGTGCGGGGCGACCTTCTGGACGAACCGTTTGTGAGACTGCTCAAACAGGCGCGCTGCGACTTCATGCCGATGGCCGCCGAAACCGGCAGCCCCCGCTTGCAGAAAATGATTCGCAAGCGCCTCGACGTCGACAAGATCAGAAACGCCGCGCGCTTGCTGGACAAGTATCAAATTGCGTCGTTCGTTTGCTTCATGGTCGGCTTCCCCACCGAGACTCCCGAGGAAATCGAGCAGACATTCGCCCTCGCCCGTGAATTACCGGGTGTGGTTCCCGTTTTCTCGATGGTAACGCCCTATCCCCGCACCGCCCTGTGGGACATGGTGTATCCTGATGGCGCGCGCCTGAATCCCGAAGACATCGACGGCGCGTATGGGTATCGCTTCGACGACGATGAGGGCGGGCGACTGCTCGAACGCGCGTTGAAAATCACCCGGCGACGCTTCCTCAGACCGCGGTATTGGTTCGCGATTTCCTCCGAGTTTCGTTGGCGGTTCGCCGTGCGATGGGACGTGCTTCTGTGGAAGCTCGTGAGCATTGCGGCGCCGCTACCACTCAAGCGAAGGCTGCTCCGGCGGTTGGATCGGAGGTTTTCGCTGTGTCTGGAATAG
- a CDS encoding radical SAM protein: protein MRALTETKLDLQYALFVRKPLMLARLGMTVFRGFFMTREPLWYVDFGVDYECNLNCRHCYAQALKQNDRRQMTVADYRRVAAECMRLGTINFSFEGGEPLMFDALPDIIAACRPDRNIISITTNGTLLTAARARELRRIGVDILTFSLDSGIAAEHDDFRGQPGAFESTLAGIRVAREAGLRVLLNSVLTHQSVQGPGLQRLIEMAESWGCLLYLLMPAAAGRWLGRQDMYLSEDDLRFVDELTDRLPHVRTDLQANRGQYGCGAVKKNIYVTPYGDVMPCPFLHIAAGNIFEESVEKIRNRALANPYFGRYHEKCLVSTDPEFIRKHLSKTATADRLPLPWDEAFPPQETRD from the coding sequence TTGCGCGCCCTGACCGAAACGAAACTCGACCTGCAATACGCGCTGTTTGTGCGCAAGCCGCTCATGCTCGCGCGCCTCGGTATGACCGTGTTTCGTGGCTTTTTCATGACGCGTGAGCCGCTTTGGTACGTTGATTTCGGCGTGGATTACGAGTGCAACTTGAATTGCCGACACTGTTACGCCCAGGCGCTCAAACAAAACGACCGGCGGCAAATGACCGTCGCCGATTACCGGCGGGTTGCGGCCGAATGTATGCGCTTGGGTACGATCAACTTTTCCTTCGAAGGCGGCGAACCCTTGATGTTCGATGCACTGCCCGACATCATCGCCGCGTGTCGCCCCGATCGAAACATCATTTCGATCACGACAAACGGCACCTTGCTCACCGCGGCGCGCGCCCGTGAATTGCGGCGAATCGGCGTCGACATCTTGACCTTCAGTTTGGACAGCGGGATCGCAGCCGAACACGACGATTTTCGCGGCCAACCGGGCGCTTTCGAAAGTACCTTGGCCGGCATACGCGTGGCGCGGGAAGCAGGCCTCCGCGTTCTGCTGAACTCCGTGTTAACCCACCAAAGCGTACAAGGCCCCGGGCTTCAGCGCCTGATCGAAATGGCCGAATCCTGGGGTTGCCTGCTGTATCTGCTCATGCCTGCGGCAGCCGGTCGCTGGCTGGGCCGGCAGGACATGTACCTGAGCGAAGACGACCTGCGTTTTGTGGATGAGTTGACCGATCGCTTGCCGCACGTGCGCACCGATTTGCAAGCCAATCGCGGTCAATACGGCTGCGGTGCGGTCAAGAAGAACATCTACGTTACTCCGTACGGCGACGTGATGCCGTGTCCCTTCCTACACATCGCGGCAGGCAACATTTTCGAGGAATCGGTCGAGAAAATCCGGAACCGGGCGCTGGCGAATCCGTACTTCGGGCGCTATCACGAAAAGTGCCTTGTCTCCACCGACCCGGAGTTCATCAGGAAGCATCTGAGCAAGACGGCAACCGCCGATCGACTGCCGCTTCCTTGGGACGAAGCGTTTCCCCCGCAAGAAACGCGGGATTAG
- a CDS encoding radical SAM protein → MKSTSYEKTKTLLVHVHNRRRIRFNLSGLFPMLPLGIAMLGAALERAGHPVELLDLSLNENQGLDVGAKVRDGGFGVVGLSATVFSLPETAELAASIRRAAPQVVIVVGGPATVFPPQTLFEYMPQIDVAVLGEGEQALVELLEAGPDPDGRRHIPGVAYRHDNEWIVNPPAPPQPMDELPLPARHLLRRDRYHIHPPFGRFAPVTLVESARGCPNHCAFCSLPRIWRARGVEHVMEEVDQVIREDGAKEIHFVDPTFTVDPDRALELARALAHRGLHFTFKTRIDAVTVDLLREMQQCGCYLISYGVESLSDSALDRFSKGHQGNLSLEVLRQTDQAGIDSLAYMLFGNPGETFGDVVRTVGQLVRSGSEFALFSGLFPDPASELTHKAIAAGSLTAKNVADYYFRRGPLPDSPFPDTPSSRIVWRRVLVAFILFYFSPRTLWRLARRATTYGYFGGFLKAGWKLVGDFFRADDVT, encoded by the coding sequence ATGAAAAGCACAAGTTACGAGAAAACCAAAACCCTGCTGGTTCACGTCCACAATCGCCGGCGTATTCGTTTCAATTTGAGCGGCCTGTTCCCCATGTTGCCGTTGGGAATCGCGATGCTCGGCGCGGCCTTGGAGCGCGCCGGTCACCCGGTCGAATTGCTGGACCTCTCCCTGAACGAAAACCAAGGCTTGGATGTCGGAGCAAAGGTGCGAGACGGCGGATTCGGCGTCGTGGGGCTGTCGGCAACCGTCTTCTCCCTTCCCGAGACGGCCGAGTTGGCGGCTTCGATTCGCCGCGCCGCGCCGCAGGTCGTCATCGTCGTCGGCGGGCCTGCCACGGTGTTCCCGCCCCAGACCCTTTTCGAATACATGCCGCAAATCGACGTGGCGGTGCTCGGCGAGGGTGAACAAGCGCTTGTGGAACTTCTGGAAGCAGGCCCCGATCCCGACGGTCGGCGGCACATCCCCGGCGTCGCTTACCGTCATGACAACGAGTGGATCGTCAATCCGCCCGCGCCGCCGCAGCCCATGGACGAGTTGCCGCTGCCGGCCCGCCATTTGTTGCGGCGCGACCGCTATCACATCCACCCGCCCTTCGGTCGCTTCGCGCCGGTAACCTTGGTTGAATCCGCGCGCGGCTGCCCGAACCACTGCGCGTTCTGTTCGCTGCCGCGCATCTGGCGCGCCCGTGGCGTCGAACACGTGATGGAAGAAGTGGATCAAGTGATTCGGGAAGACGGCGCGAAGGAAATTCATTTCGTCGACCCGACGTTCACCGTCGATCCGGACCGCGCCCTTGAACTGGCCCGGGCGCTGGCCCATCGAGGTCTCCACTTCACGTTCAAGACCCGTATCGACGCGGTTACAGTCGATTTGCTGCGGGAGATGCAGCAGTGCGGTTGCTACCTGATCAGCTACGGCGTGGAGTCGCTCTCCGATAGCGCTTTGGACCGTTTCAGCAAGGGTCACCAAGGTAACCTCAGCCTGGAAGTGTTGCGGCAGACCGATCAGGCGGGAATCGACTCGCTGGCGTATATGTTATTCGGCAATCCCGGCGAAACCTTCGGCGATGTCGTTCGCACGGTCGGCCAATTGGTCCGTTCCGGAAGTGAGTTCGCCTTGTTTTCGGGCTTGTTTCCCGACCCAGCCTCCGAGTTGACGCACAAGGCGATCGCGGCGGGTAGTCTCACGGCAAAGAACGTTGCGGATTACTATTTTCGGCGCGGCCCGTTGCCCGATTCGCCTTTTCCAGATACGCCGAGTTCTCGAATCGTATGGCGTCGGGTGCTTGTGGCGTTCATTCTATTTTATTTTTCGCCTCGGACCTTGTGGCGGCTCGCGCGGCGGGCGACAACCTATGGATACTTCGGCGGCTTTCTGAAAGCCGGTTGGAAACTTGTGGGAGACTTTTTCCGCGCCGATGACGTGACGTAG
- a CDS encoding radical SAM protein, producing MNCLFVHTPKFRNFYNPIGYFSLGDIPASGLFSLADHLDRRGYGARILHLGLEKSRDPDFDVVHYLRSQSPRVVGLSLHWHYQLPDTIALARAIRRGVPNAKIVAGGLTASHFAAELLRLVPEIDFVIRGEGEAPLAELLASLENDSGFEAVPNLSYRAGGEIRHNAIGFVADRAFLATADFARYDLLEHSQDYFRLANHVLRPLSLPGRAANRMFPSGRLGHVVTIGRGCPVECSYCSGSKSTTATTTGRENTTLRPIDSVLRELRSLKECGVNGIYFAFDPYPYASYYPRLFAAIRNAGLKFHAGFESFALPDERLLDAFVECFGAGTENEILLGVESGDETLRAANRGYPFTNDALWQSLEAMAQRNLVFNISYTLGLPGETTQTLQATQDMWRRVARRYSTQARQNATIIHLSPGSPAENKPADAKIAIQPATLASLLETHRHGMGRLMGAWGHFPMRHECLTLTGRDPTPAGVTEKILQRTKCRHFCPLSARGLRYPLNRLVCECLGLFWRVKGVRRSRVSAVPSGGSDVVYD from the coding sequence ATGAACTGCCTATTTGTTCACACGCCGAAATTCCGGAATTTCTACAATCCCATCGGATATTTTTCGCTGGGCGACATTCCTGCGAGCGGGCTCTTCTCGCTGGCCGACCACCTGGACCGGCGCGGGTACGGCGCGCGCATCCTGCATCTCGGCCTGGAGAAAAGCCGCGACCCCGATTTCGATGTCGTGCATTACCTCCGTTCGCAATCGCCGCGGGTGGTTGGCCTGTCCCTGCATTGGCACTATCAACTGCCTGACACCATTGCTTTGGCGCGAGCGATTCGACGCGGCGTCCCCAACGCGAAAATCGTGGCCGGCGGACTGACGGCGTCGCATTTCGCCGCGGAACTGCTGCGCTTAGTCCCGGAAATCGACTTCGTTATCCGGGGAGAAGGGGAGGCGCCGCTCGCTGAATTGTTGGCGTCCTTGGAAAACGACAGCGGCTTCGAGGCGGTTCCCAATTTGAGCTACCGCGCCGGCGGAGAGATTCGGCACAACGCAATCGGCTTTGTGGCCGACCGCGCGTTTCTGGCCACCGCCGATTTTGCACGCTACGATTTACTCGAGCACAGCCAAGACTACTTCCGGCTAGCCAATCACGTGCTCAGACCGCTGAGTCTGCCAGGCCGCGCGGCAAACCGCATGTTTCCTTCCGGGCGGCTGGGCCACGTGGTGACGATCGGCCGCGGCTGCCCCGTGGAATGCTCCTATTGCAGCGGGTCCAAATCCACCACGGCTACCACGACCGGGCGGGAAAATACGACGCTCCGCCCGATCGATTCCGTCCTCCGTGAACTGCGCTCGCTGAAGGAATGCGGCGTCAACGGCATCTATTTCGCCTTCGACCCATACCCGTACGCGTCCTACTATCCGCGCTTGTTCGCCGCGATTCGCAACGCCGGTTTGAAATTCCACGCCGGCTTCGAAAGTTTCGCTTTGCCCGACGAGCGTTTACTCGACGCGTTTGTCGAATGTTTCGGCGCGGGAACGGAAAACGAAATTCTGCTCGGCGTGGAAAGCGGCGACGAAACCCTGCGTGCAGCCAATCGCGGCTATCCCTTTACCAACGACGCCTTGTGGCAATCGCTCGAGGCGATGGCGCAGCGGAATCTGGTTTTCAACATCAGCTACACGCTGGGCTTGCCGGGCGAGACGACGCAAACGCTCCAGGCGACGCAGGACATGTGGCGGCGCGTGGCTCGCCGATATTCGACACAAGCGCGGCAGAATGCGACCATCATTCACTTGTCTCCCGGTTCCCCTGCGGAGAATAAGCCGGCAGACGCGAAGATCGCCATCCAGCCGGCGACCCTGGCGTCGCTGTTGGAAACCCACCGCCACGGAATGGGTCGCTTGATGGGCGCGTGGGGCCATTTCCCGATGCGCCACGAGTGCCTGACCCTCACGGGGCGTGATCCGACCCCGGCGGGCGTCACCGAGAAGATCCTACAACGAACCAAATGTCGCCATTTCTGCCCGCTGTCGGCGCGCGGCCTTCGCTACCCGTTGAATCGACTCGTCTGCGAGTGTCTCGGGTTGTTTTGGCGGGTAAAAGGCGTACGACGAAGCCGAGTTTCCGCCGTTCCCAGTGGCGGGAGCGACGTCGTTTATGATTGA
- a CDS encoding cobalamin-dependent protein (Presence of a B(12) (cobalamin)-binding domain implies dependence on cobalamin itself, in one of its several forms, or in some unusual lineages, dependence on a cobalamin-like analog.), whose translation MSGVALIRTEYVSEVNPCVTMPMGIYQLTSVLEKQGVEVCAALDLLIVKPRDIRRELERIVARQPDVIGLSSASHQLRFAHRVADFFKKRLPHVPVVVGGPFVSANHENAMDCPSVDFGVHGEGEDALPALVRALAAGEDYRSIPRLAYREDGGLHLNPSAPISYSLDELPFIAWDRIDFARYGKFMSMCFQRSPYAAVFTSRGCPFQCIFCHNHFGRQYRFRSPDRVLEEMHLLYDRDGIRRFEINEDLFNWDYDRATEILTRVRDELPAASVGFGSGIRADLLDEPFVKLLAEVNCYFLAIPVETAVPRLQKLIRKNLDLKKAERAANLARRYGLHTWAFFLLGFPTETEEEMETTVAYAEQLDVDFVSIQSVSPYEGTELRAMLGELPADLELGNPHADYRRGDFSLEHINDLKTLVMRNRLKRRANWYFVKNLLLWKLWWLGPKNALAHLAITVWESLFHRGVMIDRFERNRRRLAREVFSSLD comes from the coding sequence ATGTCCGGGGTCGCGCTGATCCGCACGGAATACGTCTCGGAGGTTAATCCTTGCGTCACGATGCCGATGGGAATCTATCAACTCACGAGCGTGTTGGAGAAGCAGGGCGTCGAGGTGTGCGCCGCGCTTGATCTGTTGATCGTCAAGCCGCGGGACATTCGCCGCGAACTCGAGCGTATCGTCGCGCGGCAACCCGACGTCATCGGGCTTAGCTCCGCATCCCACCAATTGCGCTTCGCCCACCGGGTGGCTGACTTTTTCAAAAAGAGATTGCCCCACGTGCCCGTTGTCGTCGGTGGCCCCTTCGTCAGCGCCAATCATGAAAACGCGATGGATTGCCCCTCGGTAGATTTCGGCGTTCATGGCGAGGGCGAAGACGCACTGCCGGCCTTGGTGCGGGCGCTGGCCGCGGGCGAAGATTACCGCAGCATTCCGCGCCTTGCTTATCGGGAAGACGGCGGCCTGCACCTCAATCCGTCCGCCCCGATTTCCTATTCGTTGGACGAGCTGCCCTTCATTGCCTGGGACCGCATTGATTTCGCGCGCTACGGCAAATTCATGTCGATGTGCTTTCAACGTTCGCCGTATGCCGCGGTGTTCACGAGCCGCGGATGCCCGTTTCAATGCATCTTCTGCCACAATCATTTCGGTCGTCAGTATCGCTTTCGCTCGCCCGACCGCGTCTTGGAAGAAATGCACCTGCTGTACGACCGCGACGGCATTCGCCGTTTCGAAATCAACGAGGACTTGTTCAACTGGGATTACGATCGTGCCACGGAGATCCTCACTCGCGTCCGTGACGAACTGCCCGCGGCGTCGGTCGGTTTCGGTTCGGGTATCCGGGCCGACTTGCTGGACGAACCTTTCGTCAAGCTGCTCGCCGAAGTGAACTGCTACTTCCTGGCCATTCCTGTCGAGACCGCCGTTCCGCGCCTGCAGAAGTTGATTCGCAAGAACCTCGATTTGAAAAAGGCGGAGCGGGCGGCGAATCTGGCGCGGCGCTACGGATTGCATACCTGGGCGTTTTTCCTGCTCGGCTTTCCCACCGAAACCGAAGAGGAGATGGAAACGACAGTAGCGTACGCGGAGCAGTTGGATGTCGATTTCGTCTCGATTCAATCGGTCAGCCCCTACGAAGGGACCGAACTGCGAGCCATGTTGGGTGAACTCCCGGCGGATTTGGAACTCGGCAACCCTCACGCCGATTACCGCCGCGGCGATTTTTCCCTCGAGCACATCAACGACCTGAAAACACTCGTGATGCGCAATCGCCTGAAGCGAAGAGCGAATTGGTATTTTGTGAAAAACCTTTTGCTCTGGAAACTCTGGTGGCTCGGGCCGAAGAACGCCCTTGCCCACCTGGCGATCACCGTTTGGGAGTCGCTTTTCCATCGCGGTGTGATGATCGACCGATTCGAACGAAATCGACGGCGCTTGGCGCGCGAGGTTTTTTCTTCCCTGGATTAG